The sequence TCAGTGATCACCTTAGCAGCCGATTGCAAGTTAAAATAAGAATAAAGTACTTTGAACCAAGAATGGCGTATATACACTAATTACAAtactttattttgtttgattgaaTAGGAAGTGTTAACGGTTTGAACTTTGAAGGGTTTCAGAATATATTTGATACTTGTACTTATTTGCTGATAATTAATAAATCGTGATTATTCAGTTGACATTGCAATGCTTAAAATGACACATTCTGTTGCTTTCAAATGGTGAAATCTAATGATCGATTTCCGGAGAGGATGATCTACCTCGAGTAAATATTTTCATTAAAATTTAGTTAATTCTACAATTTATAAGTTTGTAgtcattttttttattcttttttgaagcatattaAGGATTCATTCTTGAATCCTAACTTTGCCAGGGTAGGACCGTTCTCTAGGATTTATTTATGTTTGATCAAAGGGAACAGAATCTCCAGGATTGTCATTTTGCTCTTTTACATTTGTACTTTGTAAAGTTTAATTTACTAAACAACAGGGTTTCTGCAAACTCCATTGAAATAGAGATCTGAGCATGGAATTACAAGCAGTGACTAGGCTATCAGTTTGACAGCCCGGAGTCCCGACTGGTAAAATACTAAAATTTCATCTTCATCTAGCTATCATATACCACAGTACGCTTTTACAGTAGACTCAGCCTTTTGACCTTCTTCTGTCATCATAAAGTTAGTTAATCCGATTTGAGAAAATGGCTTAAACTTTAGTGGGTGTTCTTCATCAACCAGCTCCTTTGGAACCTCTACTAATGCATGGCTAAATGCAAATAATCCGACCGAGTACCTTGTACAGTCTCCTTCCATGACAACTCGATGAATAGGGCACTGCAACCTGCCATTGCTCCACGCCttcatttttaaaaataaaaacaaaaatcaggaTTTGTTAGCATGGGTATTattagtccaaaaataaaataaaaggatcAGTTATGAGTTTGGATATCAGTCAAATAGTTGACTGGAGTTGACTAAGTTAAACCGTGGCTAAGATGATTTATCTTGTTTTGAGTTTGAAACTTACCAGGAATGCATCTCCTGTCATGACTATAAAGGAACCGGCCGTCGGTGTAACCTTTATCCAGTCACCACTCTTTGTCTGTACCTCTAATCCATGGACTTGGTTTTGATGAAGTACAGTAATATAGCTTTTATCTGTATGAGGAGTAGCACCCAAGTTACTCTCACTCGCTTCGCATTTACGATATTTCATAACTCGAAGGAGATAATTCATCGATTCAATATGTGAGTCGTAGTACTTCTCCACTCCATAATTCTCAAAAACCATTCTAGTCACGGTTTGTTCCAACTCCGTCACTCTCGTTGTGAAGGAATGCACAGTTTCACTACACGAAAATAGTAAATGAAAGTTAGCACCACATACAAACCCTACTACTGCAACTACTACTACTCCTCTAATAATAACGTAATGAAAGTTTGGATATACCAGAAGCTGGGATTTCCCTCTGGCCACATGagattagtgaagctagaaactTGTTCCAGAATGGGCGCGTCGTCAATACCCATACCTTCAAGAAGAGGTCTAACTGAAGCTTCAGCAGCATAACCGTAGTAGGGTTTTGGTGAAGTATTTAGAATCTTGGTTTCTAATGGTAGGTCGAATAACTCCTTGATTGCCTCAAACATCTCATTATGAAGCTCTAGTGACACCTTATTGCCGTACACAGCTTCGAAACAACCATATTCTTCGAGTGCCTGACAGACTTTAGCTCGAACTGACAACCAATAATCTGTTCCTGGGTTGAAATTATCGTCCCCAGCAAAGTCTATAACCGGAAGCTTATTGTTGAGTGTTTTAGATACCATTCTTGATATTCCTCGAAATCGATGAATGAGCAAGAGAATGATTAGAGAAACTGAGAAAGGACAGATACTAGTACCTCTAGAGACAATTGGCTTATATTAGTTGTATAATATTGTATAATGATGTCTGACATAAGTTGATTcgattgatatttatagacctCTCGGTCGACTTGAGGCTGCATAAAACTAACGCATAAAATGAGCAAGAATGTGATTAGTTAACAATGTAGATATATTGAAAATATCGATCGATAAAAATGTCACTGTTGTTGAAAATGATGTTATACGTAACTATTGGATGACTAGACCGAGAAAATGATGTAAATCTCAAGGATATGAATGGTCTTGATCCTAACAGTGTGTTTCTAGGACAAGTTCTCTGATAACTCAAATGATATAAAATAGATAAAATAATTGCTCAAACATTACAGTGCTCCATTTTGGACTTGGTATTTTTCATACTTAACCAGGACGGATTGAGGACTTTTCTATGTAGTCTACTATGGCAGCCTGCGGGCACCCGAAATTGTAGGCCTTTCGTATTGTTTTGGTGTCACCTTTTGTCTTTGAAGTA comes from Papaver somniferum cultivar HN1 chromosome 7, ASM357369v1, whole genome shotgun sequence and encodes:
- the LOC113299703 gene encoding probable 2-oxoglutarate-dependent dioxygenase AOP1, translating into MVSKTLNNKLPVIDFAGDDNFNPGTDYWLSVRAKVCQALEEYGCFEAVYGNKVSLELHNEMFEAIKELFDLPLETKILNTSPKPYYGYAAEASVRPLLEGMGIDDAPILEQVSSFTNLMWPEGNPSFCETVHSFTTRVTELEQTVTRMVFENYGVEKYYDSHIESMNYLLRVMKYRKCEASESNLGATPHTDKSYITVLHQNQVHGLEVQTKSGDWIKVTPTAGSFIVMTGDAFLAWSNGRLQCPIHRVVMEGDCTRYSVGLFAFSHALVEVPKELVDEEHPLKFKPFSQIGLTNFMMTEEGQKAESTVKAYCGI